A section of the Sebastes fasciatus isolate fSebFas1 chromosome 5, fSebFas1.pri, whole genome shotgun sequence genome encodes:
- the zfr2 gene encoding zinc finger RNA-binding protein isoform X2, which produces MAASNYFGFTHGAGPQYSTQPPPAYSHPSTASYSVQQAPAVAHAVTASYSPAPVQAARPVVTAPYPTYQTHQAPPDYTYRQPGTPAPPQPTTTPQTYQVYSETDNYSYGRPAAVTTYDNKQYYQTSIAPAQRTPTENYYQTVGVKSAYSPAPSTVYSQPPPPQRQVTALKPLAPSVSTSYNIYPVSTSVQQPPTPISSYTLGSSFGSTVSATTYSGISYPSYDSTGYTSTSTPSYYQPAQQTLTQPQPPPQQPQQPQQPQPPIQPPPKQLTSSSWSNSGSNMVTAPTVNTYKKPTFHQSKLQKPKGPPKQPQLHYCDICKISCAGPQTYREHLEGQKHKKKEAALKSGGQTGASNGPRGVQTQLRCELCDVSCTGVDAYAAHIRGAKHQKVVKLHTKLGKPIPSTEPVLVNSAPVITTSTAGKLPVSTSTSASVSTTSTPTVTPKQVSVNATAKTAPVKKPAPSKITVISNKHVSAPAAAVTAAVVAAKVVEEPMQQSVQRMDPQSDDEDCDRAGGQGDIQPVGHDYVEEVRNDDGKVIRFHCKLCECSFNDPNAKDMHLKGRRHRLQYKKKVNPELPVEIKPSNRARKLQESKLKKQKQKAVLKRQRDDEQRWHMEMRSDSWPKRYEEDMYWRRMEEEQMYWGEQRHRMAPPPLMSRPGMPVPPLLTCVRRPDSPDDRHIMAKHSTIYPVEEELQAVQRIVSHSERALKLVSDSLLEKETPAVETAATEGGDDKGTENSGRLLKGVMRVGILAKGLLLRGDRNVELILLTAKKPTISLLKNIAKHLPKELETFSEDQYEVQAHPEEANIVIFSSKEPKMQVTISLTSPLMREDPASEKDKQAAGKAAEKGVAEKEPTDLLNKRKCLEYLASLRHAKWFQARANGLQSCVIIIRVLRDLCQRVPTWGKMPGWAMELLVEKVISSAAGPLSPGEAMRRVLECISTGILLPDGPGLMDPCEKDTTDALESMMLQAREDITASAQHALRLLAFRQIHKVLGMESLPASKASARNRKRRRDGSETGEGEGEGKKDKKEEAESA; this is translated from the exons ATGGCTGCAAGCAATTATTTCGGCTTCACACATGGTGCCGGTCCGCAATACAG TACCCAGCCTCCCCCGGCCTACTCCCATCCCTCTACAGCCAGTTACAGCGTCCAGCAGGCTCCAGCTGTGGCTCATGCAGTGACTGCATCCTACTCCCCAGCTCCGGTCCAGGCAGCCCGACCTGTGGTCACTGCCCCTTACCCTACCTATCAGACCCACCAGGCTCCCCCTGACTATACCTACCGGCAGCCAGGCACCCCTGCACCCCCGCAGCCCACTACCACCCCACAAACGTACCAAGTATACTCGGAAACG GACAACTACAGCTACGGGCGTCCTGCAGCCGTGACTACCTATGACAATAAACAGTACTACCAGACAAGTATAGCTCCGGCTCAGAGGACACCCACAGAGAATTACTACCAGACTG TAGGAGTAAAGAGCGCTTACAGCCCAGCCCCCTCCACCGTGTACAGccagcctcctcctccccagAGGCAGGTAACGGCCCTGAAGCCTCTGGCCCCCTCTGTGTCCACCAGCTACAACATCTACCCAGTGTCCACCAGTGTCCAGCAGCCGCCCACACCCATCTCATCCTACACCCTCGGCTCCTCCTTCGGCTCCACTGTTTCCGCCACCACCTACTCAG GCATTAGCTACCCCAGTTATGACTCAACTGGCTACACCTCCACATCCACCCCCTCCTATTACCAGCCGGCCCAGCAGACTCTCACCCAGCCGCAGCCTCCACCTCAGCAGCCCCAGCAGCCGCAACAGCCCCAGCCCCCCATCCAGCCGCCACCTAAGCAACTGACGAGCTCTTCCTGGAGCAACTCGGGCAGCAACATGGTGACAGCTCCGACTGTAAACACCTACAAAAAGCCCACGTTTCACCAGAGCAAGCTGCAGAAGCCCAAAGGGCCTCCCAAGCAGCCCCAGCTCCATTACTGTGACATTTGCAAGATCAGCTGTGCAGGCCCTCAG ACGTACCGGGAGCACCTTGAGGGCCAGAAGCACAAGAAAAAGGAAGCTGCCCTTAAATCTGGGGGGCAGACGGGGGCCAGCAACGGGCCCAGAGGGGTCCAGACTCAGTTACGCTGTGAGCTATGTGACGTCTCCTGCACCGGAGTGGATGCCTACGCTGCCCATATCCGTGGGGCCAAACACCAGAAG GTGGTGAAACTTCACACCAAGCTGGGCAAGCCTATACCTTCCACCGAGCCAGTGTTGGTAAATTCGGCTCCAGTTATCACAACCTCGACAGCTGGGAAACTTCCAGTCTCCACATCCACTTCTGCCTCTGTCTCAACCACTTCAACTCCCACTGTGACGCCCAAACAGGTGTCAGTAAACGCCACGGCTAAAACGGCACCAGTCAAGAAACCAGCTCCTTCCAAAATAACTGTCATTT CCAACAAGCATGTCAGTGCTCCAGCAGCTGCAGTGACAGCGGCGGTGGTGGCTGCCAAGGTGGTGGAGGAGCCCATGCAGCAGTCAGTTCAGAGAATGGACCCTCAGAGTGACGATGAGGACTGTGACAGAGCTGGAGGCCAGGGAGACATCCAGCCAGTGGGACATGACTACGTAGAGGAG gTCCGTAACGATGACGGCAAAGTGATTCGATTCCACTGTAAACTGTGTGAGTGCAGCTTTAACGACCCCAACGCTAAAGACATGCACCTGAAAGGAAGAAGGCACAGACTCCAGTACAAG AAGAAAGTGAATCCGGAGCTTCCTGTGGAGATCAAGCCCAGTAACCGGGCCAGGAAGCTGCAGGAGAGCAAGctgaagaagcagaagcagaaggcggtgctgaagagacagagagatgatgAGCAACGCTGGCACATGGAGATGAGGTCAGACTCGTGGCCAAA GCGATATGAGGAGGACATGTactggaggaggatggaggaggagcagatgtACTGGGGGGAGCAGAGACACAGGATGGCTCCTCCACCGTTGATGAGCCGCCCTGGTATGCCGGTACCCCCTCTACTG ACGTGTGTGCGTCGGCCAGACTCTCCTGATGACCGTCACATCATGGCTAAACACTCGACCATTTACCCAGTAGAGGAAGAGCTGCAGGCTGTTCAGAGGATCGTCTCCCACTCTGAGAGAGCCCTAAAACTAGTGTCAGACTCCCTGCTGGAGAAGGAGACACCAGCTGTTGAAACCGCTGCTACTGAAGGAGGAGATGATAAAGG TACTGAGAACTCAGGACGGCTGCTAAAAGGCGTGATGAGGGTGGGTATCCTGGCCAAAGGCCTGCTACTTCGTGGGGACAGAAATGTTGAGCTCATCCTGCTGACTGCTAAGAAACCCACCATCTCTTTACTGAAGAACATCGCCAAGCATTTGCCCAAAGAACTGGAG ACATTTTCTGAAGATCAGTATGAGGTGCAGGCTCACCCCGAGGAGGCGAACATCGTGATATTTTCAAGCAAGGAGCCCAAAATGCAGGTGACCATTTCTCTCACCTCGCCGCTGATGAGGGAGGACCCTGCTTCTGAGAAGGACAAGCAGGCAGCAGGAAAAGCGGCTGAGAAAG GTGTAGCTGAAAAGGAACCGACTGATCTTCTGAATAAGAGGAAATGTCTGGAATACCTGGCTTCTCTCCGTCACGCCAAATGGTTTCAG GCTCGTGCCAACGGGCTGCAGTCCTGTGTGATCATCATTCGAGTGCTCAGAGATTTATGTCAGCGGGTTCCCACCTGGGGGAAGATGCCCGGCTGG GCGATGGAGCTGCTGGTGGAGAAAGTGATCAGCAGTGCTGCAGGCCCGCTCAGCCCTGGAGAGGCCATGCGCCGAGTCCTTGAGTGCATCTCCACAGGCATCCTGCTACCAG ATGGACCAGGGTTGATGGACCCATGTGAGAAAGACACAACAGATGCTTTGGAAAGCATGATGCTTCAAGCCAGAGAGGACATAACTGCCAGCGCACAG CATGCTCTGCGGCTGCTTGCTTTCCGTCAGATCCACAAGGTTCTGGGCATGGAGTCTCTGCCGGCGTCCAAGGCCAGCGCTCGCAACCGCAAGCGTCGACGGGACGGCAGCGAAACGGGCGAAGGGGAGGGGGAGGGCAAAAAAGACAAGAAGGAAGAAGCAGAGAGCGCTTGA